The Imtechella halotolerans DNA window CACAAAAGTAATTGTGGTTCGGTTGCTTTTTTACAAGGAATTAAGCATCCTATAGCCGTGGCTAGAAAAGTTATGGAAGACACACCACATGTTATGTTGGTTGGCGAAGGTGCAAAACAATTTGCATTGGAAAAGGGATTTAAAGAAGAGAATCTGCTAACAGAAGAAGCTCAAAAAGCCTATGAAAAATGGTTAACTACCTCAGATTATAAGCCCGTAATTAATATTGAAAATCACGATACAATTAGCATGTTAGCACTTGACAAAGAGGGGAATCTCGCTGGTGCTTGTACTACTAGTGGTGCCGCATGGAAGATGCATGGAAGAGTGGGTGATTCGCCCATTATAGGTGCTGGATTATTTTTGGATAATGAAGTAGGAGCTGCAGCAGCAACTGGATTGGGTGAAGCAATGATGAAAACCGCAGGAAGTGCTATGGTAGTTGAATTAATGCGTCAAGGGAAATCACCAGAAGAAGCTTGTAAGGAAATTGTAGAACGGATTTATAGAATTTATAAAGACGATCCTGAGTTAGCGTATTTGCAAGTAGGATTTATAGCCTTAAATAAACAAGGGGAGTATGGGGCTTATTGTTTACGTCCGGGATTTAACTATGCCGTTCAATCTTCTAACAAAGAAAATACACTTTTTGATGCTACATTTAAGCTCTCATAGAATTATTATTAGGATGAAAAATAATATGAACCAACATGGATAATTAATGGAATGAATAAATTTCATTTTATTGTCCACTGTATTAATAAACACACTCAAATGAATAAAGCTAACCTAATTTTAATGTTCTTGCTGATATCCTTACTTAATGTAAGTTGTCAAAAAGAACTTCCACTTACCACATTTACTCAGGAAGATATTACCATTATTCCAATACCAGTTTCAACTGAGTTAAGGGACGGAACATTTCGTTTTACCAAAAACACAAAGTTTTACGCAACTGAAAGTACTCATATACAGCTTTCAGAAGCCTTAGCATCAAAGTTTGAAAAGGCAGCAGGTTGGAAATTATCAATTACTAATGAGCAACCTGAAAGGAATTACTTCCAATGGAAAAAGGATGATTCATTACCTGAGGAAGCATACACATTGGAGGTAACCTCAGATGTTATCACAGTTGCGGCAAGTAGTTTTTCAGGTTTTTTGTATGGAATGGAAACGGTTCGACAGTTATTACCTATTGCTATTGAAAGTGATAACATTATAGCGGATGTCGCTTGGGATCTGCCTGCAATTTACATAACCGATCAGCCACGTTTTAAATGGCGTGGACTTATGCTGGATGTGTCAAGACATTTTTTTCAAAAGGAATATATTTTAAAGACAATCGACAGGTTAGCCATGTTTAAAATGAATACTCTTCATTTTCATTTAGTGGATGATCAAGGATGGCGTATAGAAATTAAAAAGTATCCAAAACTTACCCAGGTAGGAGCATGGCGAGTTGATCATGAAGATAAACATTGGAATGCTCGTCCTACTACTACAGCTGATGAAAAAGGGACTTATGGAGGGTTTTACACCCAAGAAGACATCAAGGAGATTGTTGATTATGCCACATCCAAGGGTATAACTGTAGTTCCAGAAATAGAAATGCCAGCGCACGTAACAAGCGCCGTTGCATCTTATCCTGAACTTTCATGTCATGAGCGTCCTGTAGGAGTTCCATCTGGAGGTGTTTGGCCTATTACAGATATTTACTGTGCGGGAAAAGAATCCACATTTGAATTTTTGGAGGATGTTTTAACAGAAGTAATGGATTTGTTTCCTTCAAAATATATTCACGTAGGAGGTGATGAAGCCACTAAGACTGAATGGAAAAAATGTGCACATTGTCAAGAACGTATGAAAAATGAAGGCCTAGCTAATGTTGAAGAATTACAGAGTTACTTTATACAACGTATGGAGCGATTTATTAGTAGTAAAGGGCGTTCACTTATAGGTTGGGATGAAATTTTAGAAGGTGGATTAGCTCCTGGTGCAGCTGTGATGAGTTGGCGTGGTTTTGATGGAGGTATTGAAGCTTCTGCCGATGGACATCATGTGGTTATGACACCAGGATCTCATTGTTATTTTGATCAGTATCAGGGGGCACAGAATGCAGAGCCATTAGCAATTGGAGGGCATGTAACACTTAGTAAAGTGTATGAATTTGATCCAATAGTTCCTGGAATGACTGCTAAGCAGGCTACTTATGTTTTAGGAGGGCAAGCAAATTTATGGTCTGAATATATCACTACTGAGTCACATTCTGAATATATGATTTTTCCAAGACTTGCAGCTCTATCTGAGACCGTATGGAGCCCAAAGGATAAACGTAATTGGAATGATTTCTCTAGACGTGTTCAAGTAATGTTTCAACGTTTTGATATCATGGGCATAAACTACGCAAAGAGTGCTTATCAGGTTTCAGCAGAATTGACATCCGAAGTAACATCTCCTAAGGTAATTATGGATTTAAAGAATGAATTCCCTGGAGGAGATATTCGCTATGTGTTAAACGATGGAATATTTCCTTCAGAAGCAAAGTTGTATACAGCTCCTCTTGAAATTACTCAAAGTACTAAAATAAAAGCTGCACTATTTCAAGATGATAAGCCCTCGGAAGTAGTTTATGAAAATATTATTCGCTTTCATAAAGCCATTGGTAAAAAAATTGACTATGCTACAAAACCTCATGAATGGTATCCTGGAAATGATTCCACTTTAGTCGATGTACTAAGAGGTACGAAAAATTTTCATGACAAAAAATGGCAGGCATGGTTAGTGGATGATATGGAGTTGACAATTGATTTAGAAGGAATAAATAAGGTGTCTAAAGTAGTAATAGGTACTATGGAAAATCAAGGTTCAGGTATTTATTATCCAATTAAGCTTGAGGTTATGGGATCTGAGGATGGAAAAAACTTTGTGTCAGTAGGAAGTATAGAACGTGCCTATAAAAATAATGGGTATGCTGAGCTTAAAGAGTTTGAAATTACATTTAAGGAACAATTATTCCGTTATATAAAAGTGAAGGGTACTAATTTAGGTCATCCACCACATGGAGGTGATTCTTGGTTGTTTGTAGATGAGATTATTATAGAGTAAACAAAAAATATGGATTTAGCGAACTGGAGTTTGGATATGACAAATTTTAGACGCTAAATCTTAAATTAAATAGGAAATAAGAAACACATGAAAAGGAAGTATTTTTTAGTGGCTTTAATTGGAATTTGTTTTACAAAACTTATAGCGCAAAACCCAAGCTATGAGGAGCGTATGCAGTGGTTTACTGAAGCAAAACTTGGAATTTTTATTCATTGGGGATATTATGGAGTAAATGGTATTACTGAGTCATGGTCTTTGTATCACAAGCGTATTACCCATGACCAATATATGAAGCAAGGTGAAGAATTTACTGCTGCTAAGTACAATCCTGAGGCTTGGGCTGAATTGTTTAAGAAAACGGGTGCTCGTTACGCTGTACTTACTACTAAGCACCATGATGGAGTTGCTCTATGGGATTCTAAATTTAGTAAACTTAATACCGTACGTCATGCAGCGGCAGCTAAGGATCTTGTAACACCCTTTGTTTCAGCTATGAGGGCCGAAGGTATTAAAGTAGGGTTGTATTATTCTCTTCCTGACTGGTCTCACCCAGATTATACACCTGTTGTATTTCCTAGGAATGACACACGTAAATGGTATCGACAAAAAGGTCAAAATAAATGGGAACCTTGGGATCGATTTATGGACTTTAATTTAGGTCAAATAAAAGAGTTGGATTCGCAATATCATCCTGATTTATATTGGTTTGATGGTGATTGGGAACATCCTTCCTCAAAGTGGAAATCCGGAGCTATTAAGGAGTTACTTTTGGCAAATAATCCTGGGGTAATTGTGAACTCTCGATTAAACGAATATGGCGATTATGGAACTCCTGAGCAAGGTGTTCCAGTTGTAAGACCAGAGGGACCATGGGAATTTTGCATGACAATGAATGATAACTGGGGATATTACCCAAGTGATACCAATTATAAACCAATTGCGCAGATCGTTCGAACTTTTGTAGAGGTAATATCAGGTGGAGGGAACCTACTTCTTAATATTGGTCCTAAGCCTGATGGAACCATTGCTGCTCCTCAAATGGAACGTTTGGAAGCATTAGGGAATTGGATTCAGAAACATGAAAGAGCAGTTTATCCAACCAAATCTGGCCTGCCATATGGGCATTTTTATGGTCCTTCATTACTAAGTAAGGATGGAACTAAGATTTACCTAGCTTTGTATGATAAACCAATGAATTATATCCAGTTAAAAGGGATACAAAACAAAGTGGTTTCCATTAAAGTTGTTGGAAGTGAGGAGAATCTAACATTTGAACGTAATGGTGGTGCTGCATGGAATAATATTCCTGGTATTTTACGCATTTCTTTACCTTCAGAAAAAAGCATTGATCCCTATGTTACTATTATTGAAGTGACCTTAGAAGATGAATTGAAGCTTTACCGAGGTCATGGGAATGCTGTAGAACTAAACAATTAATAACAATAATCAAGTTTAAATTAGCTGTTATGAGAAAATATTTAGTGTGTTTTTTTATTGGTTTTGGGCTTTTAATGAGTTGTGAAACTACTGATACAATTTCTAAAATAGAGGAGCATAGTTACTTGGAGTATGTTAATCCTTTAATGGGAACAGATTCTGAGTTTATTTTGTCTAATGGAAATACCTATCCTGCCATTGCAACACCTTGGGGGATGAATTTTTGGACACCTCAGACGGCTAAGATGGGTGATGGTTGGGGCTATAAGTATGATGATTATAAAATTCGGGGGATTAAACAAACACACCAGCCTAGCCCTTGGATTAATGATTATGCAGCCTTTTCTTTAATGGCCACTTCAGGAATTCTCAAGTATAAAGAAGAGGAAAGAGCCTCATGGTTTTCACATAAGGCTGAAATTGCGAAGCCTCATTATTATAGCGTTTACCTTGCAGATTATGATATTACTGCTGAGGTTACTCCAACGAGTCGTGCAGCGCATTTTCGATTTACCTTTCCTGAAGCTGACACATCTTACATTATGGTAGATGCGTTTTTTAAAGGCTCAATGGTTGAGATTTTTCCTAAAGAACGAAAAATTGTAGGGTATGCTCGAAATAATAGTGGTGGAGTTCCTGAAAATTTTCATAATTATTTTGTTGTAGAGTTTGATAAGGATTTTGAGATTAATCACACTTGGGGTGACAATTGGAATCTTGAAGAAAACGCTACCCTAAGCAAGGGAGAACATGTAGGTGGTATTATTGGATTTAAAACTAAACAAGGAGAACAGGTGCATGCTCGAGTAGCTTCATCTTTTATTTCGGTTGAACAGGCTCAACGTAATTTAGATACTGAGATTGGCCAGGATTCATTTGAACAAACCAAGGAAAAAGCTCGTGTAGCTTGGGAAAAAGAATTAGGAAAGATTCATGTGGAGGGTCCGGATATTGATCAAATACGAACATTTTATTCAAGCTTATATCGAGTTCTCTTGTTTCCTAGAAGTTTTTATGAATATGATCAACATGGTAATGTAGTGCATTATAGCCCATACAACGGAAAGGTTCTACCTGGCTATATGTATACTGATAATGGCTTCTGGGATACATTTAGAGCTGTTTTTCCTTTTTTTAATTTAATGTATCCAGATTTTACAACAAAGGTAATGGAAGGATTAGCTAACACTTATAAAGAGTCTGGATGGTTGCCAGAATGGGCGAGCCCAGGGCACAGAAATAGCATGATTGGATCTAACTCCGCCTCAATTATTGCAGATGCGTATTTGAAAGGGAATATGCGTAATGAAGATATTCCTGTTCTGTTTGAAGCAGTGTTAAAGAACGCAGATACAGAGGAAGGTCGTCCTGAAAATTCTGTAGGCAGGGCTGGCCTTACCTATTATAATTCACTTGGGTATGTTCCATATGATGTAGGTATAAATGAAAATGCGGCTCGGACATTGGAATATGCATATGCTGATTTTACTATTGCCGAGATGGCCAAGAAAATGGGTAAAGAAGACATCGCAGCTCGTTTTTATAAACAATCTCAAAACTATAGACATTTGTTTGATCCTGAAACCAAGTGGATGCGAGGTAAAAATGCGGATGGAAAGTTTCAATCCCCTTTTAATCCATTAAAGTGGGGGGATGCTTTTACTGAAGGGAATAGTTTACATTATACATGGTCGGTGTTTCAGGACATAGAGGGATTAGTTTCTTTAATGGGAGGTAAGGAAGCTTTTGCTGGAAAACTTGATGAGGTGTTTCAGATGCCACCAGTTTTTGATGATTCCTATTACGGTTTTACAATTCATGAAATAAGAGAAATGCAGATAGTTAACATGGGCAATTATGCACATGGAAATCAACCAATTCAGCATATGATTTATTTGTATAATTATGTCGGGCAGCCTTTTAAGGCACAAGAAAAAGTACGGGATGTATTAACTAAACTCTATGCAGCCACACCTGATGGCT harbors:
- a CDS encoding N(4)-(beta-N-acetylglucosaminyl)-L-asparaginase, whose protein sequence is MNRRKFITNTALGTAAVSTLYACVDNGHTVHKPLNGSKQLKPVVISTWNHGIPANEAAWNKLQSEGKALDAVEIGVMTAEADPKVMSVGYGGFPDREGKVTLDACIMDHKSNCGSVAFLQGIKHPIAVARKVMEDTPHVMLVGEGAKQFALEKGFKEENLLTEEAQKAYEKWLTTSDYKPVINIENHDTISMLALDKEGNLAGACTTSGAAWKMHGRVGDSPIIGAGLFLDNEVGAAAATGLGEAMMKTAGSAMVVELMRQGKSPEEACKEIVERIYRIYKDDPELAYLQVGFIALNKQGEYGAYCLRPGFNYAVQSSNKENTLFDATFKLS
- a CDS encoding glycoside hydrolase family 20 protein — encoded protein: MNKANLILMFLLISLLNVSCQKELPLTTFTQEDITIIPIPVSTELRDGTFRFTKNTKFYATESTHIQLSEALASKFEKAAGWKLSITNEQPERNYFQWKKDDSLPEEAYTLEVTSDVITVAASSFSGFLYGMETVRQLLPIAIESDNIIADVAWDLPAIYITDQPRFKWRGLMLDVSRHFFQKEYILKTIDRLAMFKMNTLHFHLVDDQGWRIEIKKYPKLTQVGAWRVDHEDKHWNARPTTTADEKGTYGGFYTQEDIKEIVDYATSKGITVVPEIEMPAHVTSAVASYPELSCHERPVGVPSGGVWPITDIYCAGKESTFEFLEDVLTEVMDLFPSKYIHVGGDEATKTEWKKCAHCQERMKNEGLANVEELQSYFIQRMERFISSKGRSLIGWDEILEGGLAPGAAVMSWRGFDGGIEASADGHHVVMTPGSHCYFDQYQGAQNAEPLAIGGHVTLSKVYEFDPIVPGMTAKQATYVLGGQANLWSEYITTESHSEYMIFPRLAALSETVWSPKDKRNWNDFSRRVQVMFQRFDIMGINYAKSAYQVSAELTSEVTSPKVIMDLKNEFPGGDIRYVLNDGIFPSEAKLYTAPLEITQSTKIKAALFQDDKPSEVVYENIIRFHKAIGKKIDYATKPHEWYPGNDSTLVDVLRGTKNFHDKKWQAWLVDDMELTIDLEGINKVSKVVIGTMENQGSGIYYPIKLEVMGSEDGKNFVSVGSIERAYKNNGYAELKEFEITFKEQLFRYIKVKGTNLGHPPHGGDSWLFVDEIIIE
- a CDS encoding alpha-L-fucosidase, with protein sequence MKRKYFLVALIGICFTKLIAQNPSYEERMQWFTEAKLGIFIHWGYYGVNGITESWSLYHKRITHDQYMKQGEEFTAAKYNPEAWAELFKKTGARYAVLTTKHHDGVALWDSKFSKLNTVRHAAAAKDLVTPFVSAMRAEGIKVGLYYSLPDWSHPDYTPVVFPRNDTRKWYRQKGQNKWEPWDRFMDFNLGQIKELDSQYHPDLYWFDGDWEHPSSKWKSGAIKELLLANNPGVIVNSRLNEYGDYGTPEQGVPVVRPEGPWEFCMTMNDNWGYYPSDTNYKPIAQIVRTFVEVISGGGNLLLNIGPKPDGTIAAPQMERLEALGNWIQKHERAVYPTKSGLPYGHFYGPSLLSKDGTKIYLALYDKPMNYIQLKGIQNKVVSIKVVGSEENLTFERNGGAAWNNIPGILRISLPSEKSIDPYVTIIEVTLEDELKLYRGHGNAVELNN
- a CDS encoding GH92 family glycosyl hydrolase — translated: MRKYLVCFFIGFGLLMSCETTDTISKIEEHSYLEYVNPLMGTDSEFILSNGNTYPAIATPWGMNFWTPQTAKMGDGWGYKYDDYKIRGIKQTHQPSPWINDYAAFSLMATSGILKYKEEERASWFSHKAEIAKPHYYSVYLADYDITAEVTPTSRAAHFRFTFPEADTSYIMVDAFFKGSMVEIFPKERKIVGYARNNSGGVPENFHNYFVVEFDKDFEINHTWGDNWNLEENATLSKGEHVGGIIGFKTKQGEQVHARVASSFISVEQAQRNLDTEIGQDSFEQTKEKARVAWEKELGKIHVEGPDIDQIRTFYSSLYRVLLFPRSFYEYDQHGNVVHYSPYNGKVLPGYMYTDNGFWDTFRAVFPFFNLMYPDFTTKVMEGLANTYKESGWLPEWASPGHRNSMIGSNSASIIADAYLKGNMRNEDIPVLFEAVLKNADTEEGRPENSVGRAGLTYYNSLGYVPYDVGINENAARTLEYAYADFTIAEMAKKMGKEDIAARFYKQSQNYRHLFDPETKWMRGKNADGKFQSPFNPLKWGDAFTEGNSLHYTWSVFQDIEGLVSLMGGKEAFAGKLDEVFQMPPVFDDSYYGFTIHEIREMQIVNMGNYAHGNQPIQHMIYLYNYVGQPFKAQEKVRDVLTKLYAATPDGYCGDEDNGQTSAWYVFSSLGFYPVTPGVAQYVIGAPLFTKAELSLENGKKIVINAPNNYKESKYIKSMQINGKPWNNTYLEYETLINGGTIEFEMSSTPNTSWGTDATSVPFSLSKSN